From a region of the Pan paniscus chromosome 19, NHGRI_mPanPan1-v2.0_pri, whole genome shotgun sequence genome:
- the MINK1 gene encoding misshapen-like kinase 1 isoform X27 — protein MGDPAPARSLDDIDLSALRDPAGIFELVEVVGNGTYGQVYKGRHVKTGQLAAIKVMDVTEDEEEEIKQEINMLKKYSHHRNIATYYGAFIKKSPPGNDDQLWLVMEFCGAGSVTDLVKNTKGNALKEDCIAYICREILRGLAHLHAHKVIHRDIKGQNVLLTENAEVKLVDFGVSAQLDRTVGRRNTFIGTPYWMAPEVIACDENPDATYDYRSDIWSLGITAIEMAEGAPPLCDMHPMRALFLIPRNPPPRLKSKKWSKKFIDFIDTCLIKTYLSRPPTEQLLKFPFIRDQPTERQVRIQLKDHIDRSRKKRGEKEETEYEYSGSEEEDDSHGEEGEPSSIMNVPGESTLRREFLRLQQENKSNSEALKQQQQLQQQQQRDPEAHIKHLLHQRQRRIEEQKEERRRVEEQQRREREQRKLQEKEQQRRLEDMQALRREEERRQAEREQEYKRKQLEEQRQSERLQRQLQQEHAYLKSLQQQQQQQQLQKQQQQQLLPGDRKPLYHYGRGMNPADKPAWAREVEERTRMNKQQNSPLAKSKPGSTGPEPPIPQASPGPPGPLSQTPPMQRPVEPQEGPHKSLVAHRVPLKPYAAPVPRSQSLQDQPTRNLAAFPASHDPDPAIPAPTATPSARGAVIRQNSDPTSEGPGPSPNPPAWVRPDNEAPPKVPQRTSSIATALNTSGAGGSRPAQAVRASNPDLRRSDPGWERSDSVLPASHGHLPQAGSLERNRVGASSKLDSSPVLSPGNKAKPDDHRSRPGRPADFVLLKERTLDEAPRPPKKAMDYSSSSEEVESSEEDEEEGEGGPAEGSRDTPGGRDGDTDSVSTMVVHDVEEITGTQPPYGGGTMVVQRTPEEERNLLHADSNGYTNLPDVVQPSHSPTENSKGQSPPSKDGSGDYQSRGLVKAPGKSSFTMFVDLGIYQPGGSGDSIPITALVGGEGTRLDQLQYDVRKGSVVNVNPTNTRAHSETPEIRKYKKRFNSEILCAALWGVNLLVGTENGLMLLDRSGQGKVYGLIGRRRFQQMDVLEGLNLLITISGKRNKLRVYYLSWLRNKILHNDPEVEKKQGWTTVGDMEGCGHYRVVKYERIKFLVIALKSSVEVYAWAPKPYHKFMAFKSFADLPHRPLLVDLTVEEGQRLKVIYGSSAGFHAVDVDSGNSYDIYIPVHIQSQITPHAIIFLPNTDGMEMLLCYEDEGVYVNTYGRIIKDVVLQWGEMPTSVAYICSNQIMGWGEKAIEIRSVETGHLDGVFMHKRAQRLKFLCERNDKVFFASVRSGGSSQVYFMTLNRNCIMNW, from the exons GACCCTGCTGGGATCTTTGAGCTTGTGGAGGTGGTCGGCAATGGAACCTACGGACAGGTGTACAAG GGTCGGCATGTCAAGACGGGGCAGCTGGCTGCCATCAAGGTCATGGATGTCACGGAG GACGAGGAGGAAGAGATCAAACAGGAGATCAACATGCTGAAAAAGTACTCTCACCACCGCAACATCGCCACCTACTACGGAGCCTTCATCAAGAAGAGCCCCCCAGGAAACGATGATCAGCTCTGG CTGGTGATGGAGTTCTGTGGTGCTGGTTCGGTGACTGACCTGGTAAAGAACACGAAAGGCAACGCCCTGAAGGAGGACTGTATCGCCTATATCTGCAGGGAGATCCTCAGG GGTCTGGCCCATCTCCATGCCCACAAGGTGATCCATCGAGACATCAAGGGGCAGAATGTGCTGCTGACAGAGAATGCTGAGGTCAAGCTAG TGGATTTTGGGGTGAGTGCTCAGCTGGACCGCACCGTGGGCAGACGGAACACTTTCATTGGGACTCCCTACTGGATGGCTCCAGAGGTCATCGCCTGTGATGAGAACCCTGATGCCACCTATGATTACAGG AGTGATATTTGGTCTCTAGGAATCACAGCCATCGAGATGGCAGAGGGAGCCCCCC CTCTGTGTGACATGCACCCCATGCGAGCCCTCTTCCTCATTCCTCGGAACCCTCCGCCCAGGCTCAAGTCCAAGAAGTG GTCTAAGAAGTTCATTGACTTCATTGACACATGTCTCATCAAGACTTACCTGAGCCGCCCACCCACGGAGCAGCTACTGAAGTTTCCCTTCATCCGGGACCAGCCCACGGAGCGGCAGGTCCGCATCCAGCTTAAGGACCACATTGACCGATCCCGGAAGAAGCGGGGTGAGAAAG AGGAGACAGAATATGAGTACAGCGGCAGCGAGGAGGAAGATGACAGCCATGGAGAGGAAGGAGAGCCAAG CTCCATCATGAACGTGCCTGGAGAGTCGACTCTACGCCGGGAGTTTCTCCGGCTCCAGCAGGAAAATAAGAGCAACTCAGAGGCtttaaaacagcagcagcagctgcagcagcagcagcagcgagaCCCCGAGGCACACATCAAACACCTGCTGCACCAGCGGCAGCGGCGCATAGAGGAGCAGAAGGAGGAGCGGCGCCGCGTGGAGGAG CAACAGCGGCGGGAGCGGGAGCAGCGGAAGCTGCAGGAGAAGGAGCAGCAGCGGCGGCTGGAGGACATGCAGGCTCTGCGGCGGGAGGAGGAGCGGCGGCAGGCGGAGCGCGAGCAG GAATACAAGCGGAAGCAGCTGGAGGAGCAGCGGCAGTCAGAACGTCTCCAGAGGcagctgcagcaggagcatgcCTACCTCAAGTCcctgcagcagcagcaacagcagcagcagcttcagaaacagcagcagcagcagctcctgcCTGGGGACAGGAAGCCCCTGTACCATTATGGTCGGGGCATGAATCCCGCTGACAAACCAGCCTGGGCCCGAGAG GTAGAAGAGAGAACAAGGATGAACAAGCAGCAGAACTCTCCCTTGGCCAAGAGCAAGCCAGGCAGCACGGGGCCTGAGCCCCCCATCCCCCAGGCCTCCCCAGGGCCCCCAGGACCCCTTTCCCAGACTCCTCCTATGCAGAGGCCGGTGGAGCCCCAGGAGGGACCGCACAAG AGCCTGGTGGCACACCGGGTCCCACTGAAGCCATATGCAGCACCTGTACCCCGATCCCAGTCCCTGCAGGACCAGCCCACCCGAAACCTGGCTGCCTTCCCAGCCTCCCATGACCCCGACCCTGCCATCCCCGCACCCACTGCCACGCCCAGTGCCCGAGGAGCTGTTATCCGCCAGAATTCAGACCCCACCTCTGAAGGACCTGGCCCCAGCCCGAATCCCCCAGCCTGGGTCCGCCCAGATAACGAGGCCCCACCCAAG GTGCCTCAGAGAACCTCATCTATTGCCACTGCCCTTAACACCAGTGGGGCCGGAGGGTCCCGGCCAGCCCAGGCAGTCCGTGCCAG TAACCCCGACCTCAGGAGGAGCGACCCTGGCTGGGAACGCTCGGACAGCGTCCTTCCAGCCTCTCACGGGCACCTCCCCCAGGCTGGCTCACTGGAGCGGAACCGCGTGGGAG CCTCCTCCAAACTGGACAGCTCCCCTGTGCTCTCCCCTGGGAATAAAGCCAAGCCCGACGACCACCGCTCACGGCCAGGCCGGCCCGCA GACTTTGTGTTGCTGAAAGAGCGGACTCTGGACGAggcccctcggcctcccaagaaggCCATGGACTACTCGTCGTCCAGCGAGGAGGTGGAAAGCAgtgaggaggacgaggaggaaggCGAAGGCGGGCCAGCAGAGGGGAGCAGAGATACCCCTGGGGGCCG CGATGGGGATACAGACAGCGTCAGCACCATGGTGGTCCACGACGTCGAGGAGATCACCGGGACCCAGCCCCCATATGGGGGCGGCACCATGGTGGTCCAGCGC ACCCCTGAAGAAGAGCGGAACCTGCTGCATGCTGACAGCAATGGGTACACAAACCTGCCTGACGTGGTCCAGCCCAGCCACTCACCCACCGAGAACAGCAAAGGCCAAAGCCCACCCTCGAAGGATGGGAGTGGTGAC TACCAGTCTCGTGGGCTGGTAAAGGCCCCTGGCAAGAGCTCGTTCACGATGTTTGTGGATCTAGGGATCTACCAGCCTGGAGGCAGTGGGGACAGCATCCCCATCACAG CCCTAGTGGGTGGAGAGGGCACTCGGCTCGACCAGCTGCAGTACGACGTGAGGAAGGGTTCTGTGGTCAACGTGAATCCCACCAACACCCGGGCCCACAGTGAGACCCCTGAGATCCGGAAGTACAAGAAGCGATTCAACTCCGAGATCCTCTGTGCAGCCCTTTGGG GGGTCAACCTGCTGGTGGGCACGGAGAACGGGCTGATGTTGCTGGACCGAAGTGGGCAGGGCAAGGTGTATGGACTCATTGGGCGGCGACGCTTCCAGCAGATGGATGTGCTGGAGGGGCTCAACCTGCTCATCACCATCTCAG ggaaaaggaacaaactacggGTGTATTACCTGTCCTGGCTCCGGAACAAGATTCTGCACAATGACCCAGAAGTGGAGAAGAAGCAGGGCTGGACCACCGTGGGGGACATGGAGGGCTGCGGGCACTACCGTGTCG TGAAATACGAGCGGATTAAGTTCCTGGTCATCGCCCTCAAGAGCTCCGTGGAGGTGTATGCCTGGGCCCCCAAACCCTACCACAAATTCATGGCCTTCAAG TCCTTTGCCGACCTCCCCCACCGCCCTCTGCTGGTCGACCTGACAGTAGAGGAGGGGCAGCGGCTCAAGGTCATCTATGGCTCCAGTGCTGGCTTCCATGCTGTGGATGTCGACTCGGGGAACAGCTATGACATCTACATCCCTGTGCAC aTCCAGAGCCAGATCACGCCCCATGCCATCATCTTCCTCCCCAACACCGACGGCATGGAGATGCTGCTGTGCTACGAGGACGAGGGCGTCTACGTCAACACATACGGGCGCATCATTAAGGATGTGGTGCTGCAGTGGGGGGAGATGCCTACTTCTGTGG CCTACATCTGCTCCAACCAGATAATGGGCTGGGGTGAGAAAGCCATTGAGATCCGCTCTGTGGAGACGGGCCACCTCGACGGGGTCTTCATGCACAAACGAGCTCAGAGGCTCAAGTTCCTGTGTGAGCGGAATGACAAG GTGTTTTTTGCCTCAGTCCGCTCTGGGGGCAGCAGCCAAGTTTACTTCATGACTCTGAACCGTAACTGCATCATGAACTGGTGA
- the MINK1 gene encoding misshapen-like kinase 1 isoform X1, which translates to MGDPAPARSLDDIDLSALRDPAGIFELVEVVGNGTYGQVYKGRHVKTGQLAAIKVMDVTEDEEEEIKQEINMLKKYSHHRNIATYYGAFIKKSPPGNDDQLWLVMEFCGAGSVTDLVKNTKGNALKEDCIAYICREILRGLAHLHAHKVIHRDIKGQNVLLTENAEVKLVDFGVSAQLDRTVGRRNTFIGTPYWMAPEVIACDENPDATYDYRSDIWSLGITAIEMAEGAPPLCDMHPMRALFLIPRNPPPRLKSKKWSKKFIDFIDTCLIKTYLSRPPTEQLLKFPFIRDQPTERQVRIQLKDHIDRSRKKRGEKEETEYEYSGSEEEDDSHGEEGEPSSIMNVPGESTLRREFLRLQQENKSNSEALKQQQQLQQQQQRDPEAHIKHLLHQRQRRIEEQKEERRRVEEQQRREREQRKLQEKEQQRRLEDMQALRREEERRQAEREQEYIRHRLEEEQRQLEILQQQLLQEQALLLEYKRKQLEEQRQSERLQRQLQQEHAYLKSLQQQQQQQQLQKQQQQQLLPGDRKPLYHYGRGMNPADKPAWAREVEERTRMNKQQNSPLAKSKPGSTGPEPPIPQASPGPPGPLSQTPPMQRPVEPQEGPHKSLVAHRVPLKPYAAPVPRSQSLQDQPTRNLAAFPASHDPDPAIPAPTATPSARGAVIRQNSDPTSEGPGPSPNPPAWVRPDNEAPPKVPQRTSSIATALNTSGAGGSRPAQAVRARPRSNSAWQIYLQRRAERGTPKPPGPPAQPPGPPNASSNPDLRRSDPGWERSDSVLPASHGHLPQAGSLERNRVGASSKLDSSPVLSPGNKAKPDDHRSRPGRPASYKRAIGEDFVLLKERTLDEAPRPPKKAMDYSSSSEEVESSEEDEEEGEGGPAEGSRDTPGGRSDGDTDSVSTMVVHDVEEITGTQPPYGGGTMVVQRTPEEERNLLHADSNGYTNLPDVVQPSHSPTENSKGQSPPSKDGSGDYQSRGLVKAPGKSSFTMFVDLGIYQPGGSGDSIPITALVGGEGTRLDQLQYDVRKGSVVNVNPTNTRAHSETPEIRKYKKRFNSEILCAALWGVNLLVGTENGLMLLDRSGQGKVYGLIGRRRFQQMDVLEGLNLLITISGKRNKLRVYYLSWLRNKILHNDPEVEKKQGWTTVGDMEGCGHYRVVKYERIKFLVIALKSSVEVYAWAPKPYHKFMAFKSFADLPHRPLLVDLTVEEGQRLKVIYGSSAGFHAVDVDSGNSYDIYIPVHIQSQITPHAIIFLPNTDGMEMLLCYEDEGVYVNTYGRIIKDVVLQWGEMPTSVAYICSNQIMGWGEKAIEIRSVETGHLDGVFMHKRAQRLKFLCERNDKVFFASVRSGGSSQVYFMTLNRNCIMNW; encoded by the exons GACCCTGCTGGGATCTTTGAGCTTGTGGAGGTGGTCGGCAATGGAACCTACGGACAGGTGTACAAG GGTCGGCATGTCAAGACGGGGCAGCTGGCTGCCATCAAGGTCATGGATGTCACGGAG GACGAGGAGGAAGAGATCAAACAGGAGATCAACATGCTGAAAAAGTACTCTCACCACCGCAACATCGCCACCTACTACGGAGCCTTCATCAAGAAGAGCCCCCCAGGAAACGATGATCAGCTCTGG CTGGTGATGGAGTTCTGTGGTGCTGGTTCGGTGACTGACCTGGTAAAGAACACGAAAGGCAACGCCCTGAAGGAGGACTGTATCGCCTATATCTGCAGGGAGATCCTCAGG GGTCTGGCCCATCTCCATGCCCACAAGGTGATCCATCGAGACATCAAGGGGCAGAATGTGCTGCTGACAGAGAATGCTGAGGTCAAGCTAG TGGATTTTGGGGTGAGTGCTCAGCTGGACCGCACCGTGGGCAGACGGAACACTTTCATTGGGACTCCCTACTGGATGGCTCCAGAGGTCATCGCCTGTGATGAGAACCCTGATGCCACCTATGATTACAGG AGTGATATTTGGTCTCTAGGAATCACAGCCATCGAGATGGCAGAGGGAGCCCCCC CTCTGTGTGACATGCACCCCATGCGAGCCCTCTTCCTCATTCCTCGGAACCCTCCGCCCAGGCTCAAGTCCAAGAAGTG GTCTAAGAAGTTCATTGACTTCATTGACACATGTCTCATCAAGACTTACCTGAGCCGCCCACCCACGGAGCAGCTACTGAAGTTTCCCTTCATCCGGGACCAGCCCACGGAGCGGCAGGTCCGCATCCAGCTTAAGGACCACATTGACCGATCCCGGAAGAAGCGGGGTGAGAAAG AGGAGACAGAATATGAGTACAGCGGCAGCGAGGAGGAAGATGACAGCCATGGAGAGGAAGGAGAGCCAAG CTCCATCATGAACGTGCCTGGAGAGTCGACTCTACGCCGGGAGTTTCTCCGGCTCCAGCAGGAAAATAAGAGCAACTCAGAGGCtttaaaacagcagcagcagctgcagcagcagcagcagcgagaCCCCGAGGCACACATCAAACACCTGCTGCACCAGCGGCAGCGGCGCATAGAGGAGCAGAAGGAGGAGCGGCGCCGCGTGGAGGAG CAACAGCGGCGGGAGCGGGAGCAGCGGAAGCTGCAGGAGAAGGAGCAGCAGCGGCGGCTGGAGGACATGCAGGCTCTGCGGCGGGAGGAGGAGCGGCGGCAGGCGGAGCGCGAGCAG GAATATATTCGTCACAGGCTAGAGGAGGAGCAGCGACAGCTCGAGATCCTTCAGCAACAGCTGCTCCAGGAACAGGCCCTGCTGCTG GAATACAAGCGGAAGCAGCTGGAGGAGCAGCGGCAGTCAGAACGTCTCCAGAGGcagctgcagcaggagcatgcCTACCTCAAGTCcctgcagcagcagcaacagcagcagcagcttcagaaacagcagcagcagcagctcctgcCTGGGGACAGGAAGCCCCTGTACCATTATGGTCGGGGCATGAATCCCGCTGACAAACCAGCCTGGGCCCGAGAG GTAGAAGAGAGAACAAGGATGAACAAGCAGCAGAACTCTCCCTTGGCCAAGAGCAAGCCAGGCAGCACGGGGCCTGAGCCCCCCATCCCCCAGGCCTCCCCAGGGCCCCCAGGACCCCTTTCCCAGACTCCTCCTATGCAGAGGCCGGTGGAGCCCCAGGAGGGACCGCACAAG AGCCTGGTGGCACACCGGGTCCCACTGAAGCCATATGCAGCACCTGTACCCCGATCCCAGTCCCTGCAGGACCAGCCCACCCGAAACCTGGCTGCCTTCCCAGCCTCCCATGACCCCGACCCTGCCATCCCCGCACCCACTGCCACGCCCAGTGCCCGAGGAGCTGTTATCCGCCAGAATTCAGACCCCACCTCTGAAGGACCTGGCCCCAGCCCGAATCCCCCAGCCTGGGTCCGCCCAGATAACGAGGCCCCACCCAAG GTGCCTCAGAGAACCTCATCTATTGCCACTGCCCTTAACACCAGTGGGGCCGGAGGGTCCCGGCCAGCCCAGGCAGTCCGTGCCAG ACCTCGCAGCAACTCCGCCTGGCAAATCTATCTGCAAAGGCGGGCAGAGCGGGGCACCCCAAAGCCTCCAGGGCCCCCTGCTCAGCCCCCTGGCCCGCCCAACGCCTCTAG TAACCCCGACCTCAGGAGGAGCGACCCTGGCTGGGAACGCTCGGACAGCGTCCTTCCAGCCTCTCACGGGCACCTCCCCCAGGCTGGCTCACTGGAGCGGAACCGCGTGGGAG CCTCCTCCAAACTGGACAGCTCCCCTGTGCTCTCCCCTGGGAATAAAGCCAAGCCCGACGACCACCGCTCACGGCCAGGCCGGCCCGCA AGCTATAAGCGAGCAATTGGTGAG GACTTTGTGTTGCTGAAAGAGCGGACTCTGGACGAggcccctcggcctcccaagaaggCCATGGACTACTCGTCGTCCAGCGAGGAGGTGGAAAGCAgtgaggaggacgaggaggaaggCGAAGGCGGGCCAGCAGAGGGGAGCAGAGATACCCCTGGGGGCCG CAGCGATGGGGATACAGACAGCGTCAGCACCATGGTGGTCCACGACGTCGAGGAGATCACCGGGACCCAGCCCCCATATGGGGGCGGCACCATGGTGGTCCAGCGC ACCCCTGAAGAAGAGCGGAACCTGCTGCATGCTGACAGCAATGGGTACACAAACCTGCCTGACGTGGTCCAGCCCAGCCACTCACCCACCGAGAACAGCAAAGGCCAAAGCCCACCCTCGAAGGATGGGAGTGGTGAC TACCAGTCTCGTGGGCTGGTAAAGGCCCCTGGCAAGAGCTCGTTCACGATGTTTGTGGATCTAGGGATCTACCAGCCTGGAGGCAGTGGGGACAGCATCCCCATCACAG CCCTAGTGGGTGGAGAGGGCACTCGGCTCGACCAGCTGCAGTACGACGTGAGGAAGGGTTCTGTGGTCAACGTGAATCCCACCAACACCCGGGCCCACAGTGAGACCCCTGAGATCCGGAAGTACAAGAAGCGATTCAACTCCGAGATCCTCTGTGCAGCCCTTTGGG GGGTCAACCTGCTGGTGGGCACGGAGAACGGGCTGATGTTGCTGGACCGAAGTGGGCAGGGCAAGGTGTATGGACTCATTGGGCGGCGACGCTTCCAGCAGATGGATGTGCTGGAGGGGCTCAACCTGCTCATCACCATCTCAG ggaaaaggaacaaactacggGTGTATTACCTGTCCTGGCTCCGGAACAAGATTCTGCACAATGACCCAGAAGTGGAGAAGAAGCAGGGCTGGACCACCGTGGGGGACATGGAGGGCTGCGGGCACTACCGTGTCG TGAAATACGAGCGGATTAAGTTCCTGGTCATCGCCCTCAAGAGCTCCGTGGAGGTGTATGCCTGGGCCCCCAAACCCTACCACAAATTCATGGCCTTCAAG TCCTTTGCCGACCTCCCCCACCGCCCTCTGCTGGTCGACCTGACAGTAGAGGAGGGGCAGCGGCTCAAGGTCATCTATGGCTCCAGTGCTGGCTTCCATGCTGTGGATGTCGACTCGGGGAACAGCTATGACATCTACATCCCTGTGCAC aTCCAGAGCCAGATCACGCCCCATGCCATCATCTTCCTCCCCAACACCGACGGCATGGAGATGCTGCTGTGCTACGAGGACGAGGGCGTCTACGTCAACACATACGGGCGCATCATTAAGGATGTGGTGCTGCAGTGGGGGGAGATGCCTACTTCTGTGG CCTACATCTGCTCCAACCAGATAATGGGCTGGGGTGAGAAAGCCATTGAGATCCGCTCTGTGGAGACGGGCCACCTCGACGGGGTCTTCATGCACAAACGAGCTCAGAGGCTCAAGTTCCTGTGTGAGCGGAATGACAAG GTGTTTTTTGCCTCAGTCCGCTCTGGGGGCAGCAGCCAAGTTTACTTCATGACTCTGAACCGTAACTGCATCATGAACTGGTGA